In Pseudovibrio brasiliensis, the following are encoded in one genomic region:
- a CDS encoding carbohydrate ABC transporter permease: MSNPQQRKQMSVLDRLQRYLPQLVVGPPFLLIVFFVYGFIAWTGFISLTNSRMLPTFDFQGIQQYVRLLAMDRWNVAFHNLLIFGSLYILFSITIGCVLAVLLDQRIRAEGALRTIYLYPMAISFIVTGTAWKWILNPSLGIESYMQQLGWESFQFDWIVNRDMAIYVVVLAAVWQASGFVMALFLSALRTVDEDIIRAAHLDGASTTRIYFGIILPSLRPVFLSAFVILAHLSIKSFDLVVALTNGGPGYSSTLPANFMYEMAFRRNQIGLGAASAMMMLATVAAIIVPYLYSELRAKHHG; this comes from the coding sequence ATGTCCAACCCCCAGCAGCGCAAGCAGATGTCTGTTCTTGACAGACTGCAGCGATATTTGCCGCAGCTGGTCGTTGGTCCGCCATTCTTACTCATCGTGTTCTTCGTGTATGGGTTTATCGCGTGGACGGGCTTCATCTCGCTCACCAACTCCCGCATGCTGCCCACCTTCGATTTTCAGGGCATCCAGCAATATGTACGTCTGCTGGCTATGGATCGCTGGAACGTGGCTTTCCATAACCTGCTGATTTTCGGCAGTCTTTACATCCTGTTCTCAATCACCATTGGCTGCGTGCTGGCCGTTCTGCTGGACCAGCGTATCCGCGCAGAAGGGGCGCTGCGCACCATCTATCTCTACCCCATGGCGATCAGCTTCATCGTCACCGGCACAGCGTGGAAATGGATCCTGAACCCGTCCCTCGGCATCGAAAGCTATATGCAACAACTGGGATGGGAGAGCTTTCAGTTCGACTGGATCGTCAATCGGGATATGGCGATTTATGTGGTCGTCCTCGCCGCCGTCTGGCAGGCCTCGGGCTTCGTGATGGCCCTGTTCCTCTCCGCCCTGCGCACGGTGGATGAGGACATTATCCGCGCTGCCCATCTGGACGGCGCCAGCACCACCCGCATCTACTTTGGCATCATCCTGCCATCCCTGCGGCCCGTGTTCCTCTCCGCCTTCGTCATTCTCGCACACCTGTCCATCAAGAGCTTTGATCTCGTGGTGGCGCTGACAAACGGCGGTCCGGGCTATTCTTCCACGCTGCCCGCCAACTTCATGTATGAGATGGCCTTCCGCCGCAATCAGATTGGCCTCGGCGCAGCCTCTGCCATGATGATG
- a CDS encoding ABC transporter substrate-binding protein: MGSQRLSLVALAVLFGSITAQAAPTAEVLHFWTSGGEARAALSLKHAFEARGGVWDDAPVAGGGGDAMAAVLRARVLAGVPPSVAQVKGQNIKEWAAVGALESLNTVAEEQNWDALLPDLLKETVQYQGEYVAVPLNIHRVDWIWANPKVLDKVGVTPPQTWDEFNKTAEKIKAAGFIPLAHGGQPWQDVTLFEVVLLGIGGADFYKQVYLDLDQEALHSDTMIKVFDQMRKLSTYVDPGAPGREWNLATAMVMRGEAAMQIMGDWAKAEFLTAGLKYGEDFICVSAPSSGGYIINSDSFAMFQVSDEEQQKGQLLMASMLLDEDVQKEFNLLKGSIPARLGVSLEGFDECAMKSSEDLVLNEARNTVVGSIAHELVQSGAVRGAFLDVVTEHFNTNMSSQEAVEKLAETVILAD; encoded by the coding sequence ATGGGCAGCCAGCGTCTCAGCTTGGTCGCACTTGCTGTTTTATTCGGTAGCATAACGGCGCAGGCCGCACCCACAGCTGAAGTTCTGCATTTCTGGACGTCAGGTGGGGAGGCGCGCGCCGCGTTGTCGCTGAAACACGCCTTTGAAGCCCGCGGCGGCGTATGGGATGACGCCCCGGTAGCTGGCGGTGGCGGTGACGCCATGGCCGCTGTTCTGCGCGCTCGTGTGCTGGCTGGCGTGCCGCCCTCCGTGGCGCAGGTCAAAGGCCAGAACATCAAGGAATGGGCCGCTGTTGGCGCGCTGGAAAGCCTCAACACAGTCGCAGAAGAGCAAAACTGGGACGCGCTGCTGCCTGATCTTCTGAAAGAGACCGTACAGTATCAGGGTGAGTATGTGGCCGTGCCGCTGAACATCCACCGCGTGGACTGGATCTGGGCCAATCCCAAGGTGCTCGACAAGGTGGGTGTCACACCTCCGCAAACATGGGATGAGTTCAACAAGACCGCTGAAAAGATCAAAGCTGCTGGCTTTATTCCGCTGGCCCATGGTGGCCAACCCTGGCAGGACGTGACCTTGTTTGAAGTGGTGCTGCTGGGTATCGGCGGGGCTGATTTTTACAAGCAGGTCTATCTGGATCTGGATCAGGAGGCCTTGCACTCAGACACCATGATCAAGGTGTTCGACCAGATGCGCAAGCTCAGCACTTATGTGGACCCCGGCGCTCCGGGCCGCGAATGGAACCTTGCCACCGCCATGGTGATGCGCGGTGAGGCGGCCATGCAGATCATGGGCGACTGGGCCAAGGCGGAATTTTTGACCGCAGGCCTCAAGTACGGTGAAGACTTCATCTGCGTTTCAGCTCCGTCCAGTGGTGGCTACATCATCAACTCCGACAGCTTCGCCATGTTCCAGGTTTCTGACGAAGAGCAACAGAAAGGCCAGCTGCTGATGGCCTCCATGTTGCTGGACGAGGATGTGCAGAAGGAGTTCAACCTGCTGAAAGGCTCCATTCCCGCCAGACTGGGCGTGAGTTTGGAGGGCTTTGACGAATGCGCCATGAAATCTAGCGAGGATCTAGTGCTCAACGAAGCCCGCAACACCGTCGTTGGCTCCATCGCCCATGAGCTTGTGCAGTCCGGCGCCGTGCGCGGTGCCTTTCTGGATGTGGTGACAGAGCACTTCAACACCAACATGTCTTCACAGGAAGCTGTCGAAAAGCTTGCCGAGACCGTAATCCTGGCAGATTGA
- a CDS encoding response regulator has protein sequence MMLSNKTLLIVDDDEEIASLTADFLKDRGYTVFTANSAEEAMELLDTNHIDLMVLDIMLPGENGLTLCQRVRQTSKMPIIIISAITGDTERIVGLELGADDYLEKPFNPRELQARIFAIFRRTEDVETAAAPKAQRFEFSGWKLDEATRHLTAPDGVLVHLSSSEFDALLTFVKSPQKPISRDTLGRVLRGAKVDSHDRSIDILISRLRKKLAQTDPSTDFITTVRHQGYLFSQSVTRV, from the coding sequence ATGATGCTCTCGAACAAAACACTGCTGATTGTTGACGATGATGAGGAAATCGCCAGCCTGACGGCAGACTTTCTGAAAGATCGTGGGTACACCGTGTTCACCGCAAACTCGGCGGAGGAAGCCATGGAGCTTCTGGACACCAACCACATTGATCTGATGGTTCTGGACATCATGCTGCCGGGAGAAAACGGGCTGACCCTGTGCCAGCGCGTACGCCAGACCTCCAAGATGCCAATCATCATCATCTCCGCCATTACAGGGGATACAGAACGCATTGTCGGGCTTGAGCTGGGCGCCGATGACTATCTGGAAAAGCCGTTTAACCCCAGAGAGTTGCAGGCACGCATCTTTGCCATTTTCCGCCGGACGGAAGACGTTGAAACAGCAGCAGCGCCCAAAGCGCAGCGCTTTGAATTCAGCGGCTGGAAGCTGGATGAAGCAACCCGCCACCTGACCGCGCCGGACGGTGTGCTGGTGCATCTCAGCTCTTCTGAATTCGATGCCCTGCTGACCTTTGTGAAGTCACCGCAAAAGCCGATTTCCCGCGATACACTGGGACGCGTTCTGCGCGGGGCCAAGGTGGATTCCCATGATCGCAGCATCGATATTCTGATCAGCCGCCTGCGCAAAAAGCTGGCTCAGACGGACCCAAGCACCGACTTCATCACAACAGTGCGCCATCAGGGCTATCTGTTTTCTCAAAGCGTAACGCGAGTGTAG